The following proteins are encoded in a genomic region of Sesamum indicum cultivar Zhongzhi No. 13 linkage group LG8, S_indicum_v1.0, whole genome shotgun sequence:
- the LOC105169107 gene encoding cx9C motif-containing protein 4, which yields MGQPSKEPCKKQACDIQACLSKNNFLPQKCVKVIQLLQSCCEQCEYKSTHCASVSGLLKQINK from the exons ATGGGGCAGCCCAGTAAAGAGCCATGTAAGAAACAAGCCTGCGATATTCAAGCCTGCCTCTCCAAGAACAATTTCCTTCCGCAAAA GTGTGTCAAAGTTATCCAGTTGCTGCAATCTTGCTGCGAGCAATGTGAATATAAATCAACACATTGTGCATCAGTATCGGGTCTTCTGAAGCAAATCAACAAGTAA